A genomic window from Fibrobacterota bacterium includes:
- a CDS encoding glycosyltransferase, translated as MGQAPRPQGQIILSQTAFLAPSLGIGFAAFHVAFFRWLWRGLHAKAKRQIFSQETTATILVAARNEAKNLQRLLPALLGQSCDKIRLQIVVIDDRSTDGTDGILSEFADRIEVVRVDELPPGRAPKKHALNQGLARAKGEFVLQIDADNLPGPTWASTMLSYFGPRTGAVCGLVFHCAKSEGVPAWFHGIWALEATGWAAVQASAIGAGMPISANGGNLAYRRKAFDSVRGFAGHLGVISGDDDFLVQSLADSGQWEVVSADAPETLVETAPPGSWKEVWEQRKRWGSKCIRYDPKRVGLLSVVYGSYVWIVASLVWGLWSPWAAFGGAVTLAMVLAEAFFLTLRMARMTARSRLLVWFPLAMAVQIPVVVLATLMGTFGRFRWKGQQVGAKA; from the coding sequence TTGGGCCAAGCTCCAAGGCCTCAAGGACAAATTATCCTGAGCCAAACCGCTTTCCTCGCCCCATCGCTGGGAATCGGCTTCGCGGCATTCCACGTCGCCTTTTTCCGGTGGCTGTGGCGAGGTCTGCATGCCAAGGCCAAGCGCCAGATCTTCTCCCAGGAAACGACGGCGACGATCCTGGTGGCCGCCCGCAACGAGGCGAAGAATCTCCAGCGGTTGCTGCCCGCGCTGTTGGGCCAGAGCTGCGACAAAATCCGTCTCCAAATCGTCGTGATCGACGATCGCTCGACGGACGGAACCGACGGGATCCTTTCCGAATTCGCCGACCGCATCGAGGTCGTGCGAGTCGATGAACTCCCGCCCGGGCGCGCGCCCAAGAAGCACGCATTGAACCAGGGCCTGGCTCGGGCCAAGGGCGAGTTCGTGCTCCAGATCGATGCCGACAATCTGCCCGGTCCGACCTGGGCATCGACCATGCTCTCGTACTTCGGCCCCCGCACCGGGGCTGTCTGCGGGCTGGTGTTCCATTGCGCCAAGAGCGAGGGCGTTCCGGCGTGGTTTCACGGGATCTGGGCATTGGAAGCGACGGGATGGGCCGCGGTGCAGGCATCGGCCATCGGAGCCGGCATGCCGATTTCCGCCAACGGCGGCAACCTCGCCTATCGTCGCAAGGCCTTCGATTCCGTACGTGGGTTCGCCGGACATCTCGGTGTGATCTCCGGAGACGACGACTTTCTGGTCCAATCGCTCGCTGACTCCGGTCAATGGGAGGTCGTCTCGGCAGACGCCCCCGAGACCTTGGTGGAAACCGCTCCGCCGGGTTCCTGGAAAGAGGTCTGGGAGCAACGGAAGCGCTGGGGATCCAAGTGCATCCGCTACGACCCGAAGCGGGTGGGGTTGCTCTCGGTGGTCTACGGAAGCTACGTGTGGATCGTGGCAAGTCTGGTTTGGGGGCTGTGGAGCCCTTGGGCGGCGTTTGGTGGCGCGGTGACGCTGGCCATGGTCCTGGCCGAGGCGTTTTTCCTCACCCTCCGGATGGCACGCATGACGGCCCGCTCCAGGCTTTTGGTGTGGTTTCCTCTGGCGATGGC